The Thermomicrobiales bacterium sequence GGGGGCTTGCTGATGGGCCGTCAGGGCGTGACGTTGCCGGGCGCATTTATCGGCGGCGGCTCGCTGACGCCCGGCGACAGGGAAGACATTCAATTCGCGGTCAAGCAGGACGTGGACTTCCTTGGCCTGAGCTTTATCAACGACGCCAGCGATCTGGTCATGGCGCGCGGGGTGGCCGCCGCGCATGGCGCGAGCCCGCCAGGGTTGATCGCCAAGATCGAGCGCCCGGACGCGCTGCAGAACGTGCGTGATATCGCCCAGCAAGCCGACGGCATCATGGTGGCGCGCGGCGACCTTGGAGTGCAGCTTCCGCCGGAGAAAGTGCCGCGGGCGCAGAAGGACATCATTTCCTGTTCGAACGCGCTCGGCGTGCCGGTCATCACCGCTACCCAGATGCTCGAGTCGATGATCACGCAACCAATGGCCACCCGCGCGGAGACGAATGACGTGGCGAATGCGGTGTGGGACGGGACCGATGCGGTGATGCTGTCCGCTGAATCGGCCGTGGGGCTCTTCCCGATCGAAGCGGTCGAAACCATGGCGCGCATCATCAAAGAAGCCGAGCACGGCGGACCGATTCGAACTGCTGCCTCGCTGGAACCGATTCCCACGCGGGGTGACACCGCGCTGGCGAACGCAGACGCGATTGCGCGCGCGGCGTTCGAGCTGGCCGAGAGCGCGCACATTCAGCGGATCGTTGTCTTCACCCTGACGGGGAATGCCGCGCGCCGTCTCGCCAAGTACCGCCCGTCCGCGCCGATGATTGCGGTGACCAGTGATGAGACCACCTCGCGGCGGCTCAACATCGTCTGGGGCATCACCTCGATCGTAGTGCCTCTGGAGCAAGATCCAGACCTCATGTTCCGCAAGACCGGGCGCCAGATCATCGATCTCGGACTGGCAGAGAAGGACGAGTACACGCTCATCGTCGGTTCGCTGCCGATGATGCGCGTCGCCGGCAAGACGAACCTGTTGCACATTCGCCGTTTGGGAAGCTAATCGCGCAGCAGAGGAGCGCATCGAGCGACTCGATGAAGCGGGTCGCGCAGGCTAGCTTCGTGGAAGCGACACCACGACCATAGGAGCGCCTGCGTTTCCTCGCGAGATCAGGAAGCTGCCCCCCTGGATCTCGATGAGCCTGCCGGCGACCGCCAGACTGAGCGCCGATTCGCGACGCCGGTGGGCCGACTCCCACCGCACCCGGCTGGCGACGTCGGTTGCGTTTTCCCCGGGAAGTTCCAGCGCGGCAACCTGCACGAACTGGCCAGATTCGCGCATCTCGACAGCAAGCTGTGAACCGTCCGGTGTCTCGGCAAGCGCGTAGCTGACAAATGCTTCCAGTGCGCGCAAGGTCTGGTCGGGATCGGCGAGCACCCGAGGCGCGGAGAAATCGACATGCGGTCCGAGAATGACCTTGCGCGTGGCCGCCCCGGGTTGCAGCCGATCGCAAACGGCGATCACCAGTTGCGCCAACGACACCGGTTGCATTCGCAGGGTCACCTGACCGCTCTCGAGCTGCGCGATCTCCTCGACCTCGTCGATCCTCCGTTGCAAGCTGGCAGTTTCGCGGTCGATAGCGTCCAGATGCCTGCGGGTTGCTACGGGCTCTCCGTTCGAACCAGACGCCATCGATTGGGTGATGGCGCGAATGGCGTCGATAGGAACCTGCGCATCGGCGGCAATCGCGAGGAGCAGGCTTTCGCGGGCGCGGTCCTGGTTCGATTGCCGGATCGAGGATGATTGCGCGCGTGACGCGAGCAGATTGATCGCCGTGGCGATCTGAGCGAGCTCGGTGTTCCCTGTTTCAGGGAGCCGTGCTTCGTAGAGGCCTCCGGCGATGCCGCTTGCGCGCGCAGCCATGGCGCGCACCGGGCGTGTGTCCATCCAGGCGGCGACGAACGCAAACGAGATCGCGATGACAGCAGCAAAGGCAATGATCAACCAGAGCAAGCGCCGGTCGGTCGTCGAGTCGGTGCCCTGCCAGATCGGAACGATTGCCGCGATGGCGAACACGAATACCGCCAGGACGCCCGAAATCGACAATCGCGCGAGATAGCTGCCATCTTCGGCCCGGTCGACCACCCAGAGCAAGAAGACCCCCGGGAGGAGCGCCAATGCCGCTCCAGCCGCCAGCCAGCCGGCGATTTCCGCGAGCGACTGCCCGCCGAACCCGAGCCAGACGCCCGCGGCTGTCACGGTTGCCGCAAGCGCGACAACGGACGCAATGGCCAGGAGGGCGACCGCGCGGCCGGTGTCCGGCAATGTTTTCATGAATGGTTCACCACGGCTCATCGCCAGGGACCTGCTTGCCGCCGAAATGGCCGTGCTCCGCGTGGTCTGCTTCGGCGAGAAGGGCGAGCTGGTCGAAGAAGGTGTCGAACTCGGTTTCGGGCTGAAAGAAGCGGAAGCGGCCGATTTCGTAGAGCGCCTGCTGTCCAGGCGTAAACGAAGCGCCCACGGAAGCGACCCGGGAGAGCGTCGCCAGGCGAGGGTCATCCTCCGGGAGGGTGACAACCCAATCGGCCAAAGCGTCCAGCCCGGCCGCGCTGGTCAGATTGCGTGGATCGCGCAGGTCATCCTGATAGCGCGAGCGACGCCAATCCGCCACCGAACGGAAGTGCTCCGCGATCGATGGGCGCAGGTCGAATTCGGTCATGCCGGGTTCCTCATGCGGACATTGTAGAAGACGACACCCATCAGAACGGATGTTTTGACGATTTGTCACAAAACGCTTGCATTAGATCAGGTGTTCTGATACAGTGTGTACGTACACATTTCTGCTGACAGCGAAATGGCGCGCCAATCGAAGAAATGCTGACACCCGTCCCGCGTGCTGTCCGTAGTGCCGGTGAGACACGATCCGCCGGTCGAGCCGGAATGATTTGAAGGAGTACATGAATGGGACATCCTGCCCTCACCGCCGACGTTCGCGAAGCCGACGATGCCGTCCAGCCGCGCAGGCTGCGCACACTCGGCAAACTGATCCCCTGGCCGCTCGATCTCGTGCCGCGAACGGTTGAAAGCGGTGGAACGGGAATTCTGGCGAGCGCGGAGATTCGCACCAAACGATTCATCAATCATCGCCGGGTCGAGGAAGACCGCTACAGCGCCGAAGTGATGGCGGCCGACTCTTCCTTGCACAGCGTCATGCAGGCGCTGACCCACGCGTTCGCTGAGATGGAGGAGTTCATCGCCCAGCGCCCGGATGGCGAGGCCGTCGTCATGGAAATTCGACTGCGGGCCTGAACCGCGTGAAGATCGTTTCCAGGCCCCGCTTTCACTGACGAGAGCGGGGCTTTTTCATGCCTGGAAGCGGTCGAGCTCGAAGAGCGAGATGTCGTGGCGTGTCGAACCGTCGATCGCCAGATCGGCAAGGATCTCGCCGATGACCGAACAGAACTTGTACCCGTGCCCGGAGCATGGGGAGGCCACGATGACGCGCTCGTCGTCCGGCAATGTGTCGATGATGAAATGCTCGTCCGGGGAATTGGTGAAGATACAGGTGCGCAACGCCAGCGCCGGACCGTTTGCCATCGGGGTGTAGCGGCTGACGAACGCCCGCAGGATGTCTTCGTCCGCCTGGTCAGGTTCGCGCAATCCCTCGGCCGGGTCGATCGTTTCGTCCAGGTGGTGATAGCGCCCGATCTTGAATCCTGGGAATCCGTAGACCGGAAAGCCGTAGTAGCGTCCTTCGGGCACGGTCAGGTTGAAGACCGGGAATGTTTCGGGGGTAAAGAGCACCGGTTCGATCGGTTGCAGCCAGGCCAGCACCTGTCGTTCTGGCTGCAGCAGGGGAGCCAGTTCGTCCAGCAGCGCGCCCATCCATGCCCCGGTGGTGAAGATGAGTTTTTCGGTGCGGTATTCGCCGCGGGTCGTGCGCACCGAGATGCCGTTGTCGCTCGCTATCCAGTCGAGCACTTCTTCGCGGCCATGAATCTCGGCGCCCAGCTTCATCGCTTCCGCGGTGTGCTGCACGATGGTTCGCTCCGAGAGGACGAAGCCGCCTTCTTCCTGGTAGAGCGCCAAGTATTCTTCCGGCAGGCGGTAGCCGGGAAAGCGCCGGGTCAGCTCGGCACTCGTCAGAACCTCATGCGGCAGGTCATGCACCTTGCACGATTCGAGCGCGCCGGTGAAGACGATCCCATCCGGCTCACTGGCGTCGATGGAACCGGTAATGTGCAGGAGATGCTCGCCGCAGGCCGCCTCCAGTTCCCGCCAGAGCTCATACGCGCGTTTCAGCAGCGGAACGTAGCGTGTGTCTTCATAGTAGGCGAGGCGAATGATGCGGTTGACTCCATGCGACGAACCGCTGGAATGGGGGATATCGAACTGCTCGAGTCCGAGCACCTTCTTGCCGCGACGGGCCAACTGCCAGCACGTGGCCGACCCCATGCCGCCTACCCCGACGACGATTGCATCATATGCATCCATCACGCCCCTGGCTCCTTCGGTTCCTCGTCTACCGACTCGGGCTGGTCGTATTTCTCGATCAACTCGTGCAGCGCCGCTTCGTCATCGTATCGGTCATCGTCCACCCAGGTCTCGGTCAGGCGCGGACCGCTCGGGCCGGCCACGACCTCGATGTCGTCCGCCCAGACGCGGATGACGGCTGAAATCATGGCTGCCACTGACGGACCGAGCAGCACACCTGGTATGCCCAGGAGCTTGCTCCCGATGAGCACTGAAATCAGGCTGGTGAATGGCGAGATGTTCAGCGTGCGGCCGAAGACCCGTGGCGAGGTGACGTAGTTCTCGAACTGCTGGTAGATCAGGCACGCCACGATGACGATCATGGCCGAAGTTGTGCTCACCGTTAGCGCCAGGATCGCGAAGATTACGGTCGCCATCGTCGCGCCAACGATGGGAATGGCATCCAGCACAAAGGCGATCACCGCGGCCACGAGCGGTGACGGAAGATCGAGCGCGGTAAACACGATGAACGTGAAGATCGCGAAGAGACTCGAGTTGATTCCCTGACCGATCACATAGCCGCTGACCACCCGGGTCACTTCCGGGACCATGCGACGGACCTTTTGTTCCTGGCCCTCGGGCAGCATCCGTCCCAGCGAACGGAGCACCTGATCGCCACCGGTAAGGGTGAACGCCGCGACCGCGAAGGCGGTCACGATGCCTGCCAGCACGCTGAAGACGGTTTGGCCGCCGGAAATGGCTTGCTCCACATCGATATCCACGTCGGTCACGTCCGCGCCGGTGGTTTGCTTATCGACGTACGCAATGATGCGGTTATAGAGTTCCGGCTCGCGCGGCTTGAGCCAGGCGAATGCGTCACGGGCGTGTTGCGGCATGTTGTTCCAGAAATCCGCCGCCTGCTGTATCAGCGACGGCGCAACGGCCGCGATGACGAGCGTGAGAACGAGGAGCACGCCCAGCAGCACGAAGATGACGGCGATGCCTCGCCGCACTCCCCTCCGCTCCATGCGTTGCACGAGCGGAAACAGCGCCGCGGCCAGCAGGAACCCAAGGAAGATCTGGAAGAGCACTTCGCTCAGCCGGGTGACCAGCAGCAGGAACCCGATGGTGGCGAGGATGCGGATGATGGTCCGCCATGGGATGTCGATCTCGATGCGCTGCGGGGGATCGTGGTCCCCGTGCCCGCGCGAGGTCGGATCGAGACCGGCAGAGCGGCTTTCGGTTCGGAGGCGCTTTGGATTCTTGATGACAGTGCTCGGCATAGTGCTCAATCGGTCACACGACCGTCACAATCGTGAGAGTATGCACGATCCGCGCCAGCGCTTTGGCGCAATTGCGACAATGGTTGCGCGAGTAGAGTTTGACGAAGAATCTTTCAGTTCGATCGAAGGAGCTTGAATGTCACGAGAGGCCTTTGCAGCGCTCGAAGCCGAAGTGCAAACGATTCACGACCTGGAAATGGCACGCGAGCTGTTGTCCTGGGACCAGCAATGCATCATGCCGGTGGCTGCCAACGACCAGCGCGCCAATCAGGTCGAAACACTCTCCGTCCTGATTCATGATCGTTTGACCAGCGACTCGATCGGCCAGCTGCTCGACGAGAGCGCTGATGTGGGCGCGGCGGCAGGCGCGGAGTCGTACGAGGCAGGGCTGCTACGTCTTGTGCGCCGCATCT is a genomic window containing:
- a CDS encoding HAMP domain-containing protein, whose amino-acid sequence is MKTLPDTGRAVALLAIASVVALAATVTAAGVWLGFGGQSLAEIAGWLAAGAALALLPGVFLLWVVDRAEDGSYLARLSISGVLAVFVFAIAAIVPIWQGTDSTTDRRLLWLIIAFAAVIAISFAFVAAWMDTRPVRAMAARASGIAGGLYEARLPETGNTELAQIATAINLLASRAQSSSIRQSNQDRARESLLLAIAADAQVPIDAIRAITQSMASGSNGEPVATRRHLDAIDRETASLQRRIDEVEEIAQLESGQVTLRMQPVSLAQLVIAVCDRLQPGAATRKVILGPHVDFSAPRVLADPDQTLRALEAFVSYALAETPDGSQLAVEMRESGQFVQVAALELPGENATDVASRVRWESAHRRRESALSLAVAGRLIEIQGGSFLISRGNAGAPMVVVSLPRS
- a CDS encoding AI-2E family transporter, giving the protein MPSTVIKNPKRLRTESRSAGLDPTSRGHGDHDPPQRIEIDIPWRTIIRILATIGFLLLVTRLSEVLFQIFLGFLLAAALFPLVQRMERRGVRRGIAVIFVLLGVLLVLTLVIAAVAPSLIQQAADFWNNMPQHARDAFAWLKPREPELYNRIIAYVDKQTTGADVTDVDIDVEQAISGGQTVFSVLAGIVTAFAVAAFTLTGGDQVLRSLGRMLPEGQEQKVRRMVPEVTRVVSGYVIGQGINSSLFAIFTFIVFTALDLPSPLVAAVIAFVLDAIPIVGATMATVIFAILALTVSTTSAMIVIVACLIYQQFENYVTSPRVFGRTLNISPFTSLISVLIGSKLLGIPGVLLGPSVAAMISAVIRVWADDIEVVAGPSGPRLTETWVDDDRYDDEAALHELIEKYDQPESVDEEPKEPGA
- the solA gene encoding N-methyl-L-tryptophan oxidase yields the protein MDAYDAIVVGVGGMGSATCWQLARRGKKVLGLEQFDIPHSSGSSHGVNRIIRLAYYEDTRYVPLLKRAYELWRELEAACGEHLLHITGSIDASEPDGIVFTGALESCKVHDLPHEVLTSAELTRRFPGYRLPEEYLALYQEEGGFVLSERTIVQHTAEAMKLGAEIHGREEVLDWIASDNGISVRTTRGEYRTEKLIFTTGAWMGALLDELAPLLQPERQVLAWLQPIEPVLFTPETFPVFNLTVPEGRYYGFPVYGFPGFKIGRYHHLDETIDPAEGLREPDQADEDILRAFVSRYTPMANGPALALRTCIFTNSPDEHFIIDTLPDDERVIVASPCSGHGYKFCSVIGEILADLAIDGSTRHDISLFELDRFQA
- the pyk gene encoding pyruvate kinase, whose product is MARDRHVKIVTTLGPAVAGRDKLRELMLAGADMVRVNAAHGSPDERAKLIEDVRVVSQELGTQVPILFDLRGLKIRTGPLTNDEKIPIGRGSVVEIVPEPVPATAKRIGIDYPELLNVIQPGSRLLISDGLIELLVDRVERDRAICKVGRGGLLMGRQGVTLPGAFIGGGSLTPGDREDIQFAVKQDVDFLGLSFINDASDLVMARGVAAAHGASPPGLIAKIERPDALQNVRDIAQQADGIMVARGDLGVQLPPEKVPRAQKDIISCSNALGVPVITATQMLESMITQPMATRAETNDVANAVWDGTDAVMLSAESAVGLFPIEAVETMARIIKEAEHGGPIRTAASLEPIPTRGDTALANADAIARAAFELAESAHIQRIVVFTLTGNAARRLAKYRPSAPMIAVTSDETTSRRLNIVWGITSIVVPLEQDPDLMFRKTGRQIIDLGLAEKDEYTLIVGSLPMMRVAGKTNLLHIRRLGS